In one window of Arachis ipaensis cultivar K30076 chromosome B06, Araip1.1, whole genome shotgun sequence DNA:
- the LOC107645945 gene encoding calmodulin-binding protein 60 G: MALNKRASSCNEGNDERDLQVSLCKRKAVPDTRTASGISSTNDMAFLRESKFKRVLEQVIPSMLEQAIPPMLEKVIPPMLEQMIPPMLHRSLSSPCHGFLVKRKISPAAGGGRSLQLCLMKGLPSTIFTHINIRAEDSSTLQVAVCDATVQHSKVTMGDGPSLKVQLCVLRGDFEIEDWTAEEFNSNIESQREGKGPLLKGDTVITIENGVGFFKNVEFTDNSCWTRSGKFRIGVRVLHSNSPAVADIKEGRSEPIRVKDKRGVANQKPDRPSLDDKVSCLHKISKYGQICRQLSDDGIKTVKDLLRRHTTDQASLRQIAGKYWEKIIEHAKSCEIDKNERYIYQYFTRTAEQPKAISLLLNCIYEPVAISYDGQNFCSVECLDAEGKRCVETIKQDAYKNLNDLKPFEASSRNTGVVGEGQGHMVQPWAIGGGEQVGCSSKQLLYEAKWEEYMNPLQLDQFLINYPLNSDGGDYGAKSFD, encoded by the exons ATGGCACTAAACAAGCGAGCATCGTCATGCAATGAGGGAAATGATGAGAGAGACCTTCAAGTCTCTCTTTGTAAACGAAAAGCAGTGCCAGACACCCG CACTGCTTCCGGTATTAGTTCCACCAATGACATGGCGTTCCTCCGGGAATCTAAATTTAAGAGAGTG TTAGAACAGGTTATTCCATCAATGCTAGAACAGGCAATTCCGCCTATGTTAGAAAAGGTGATTCCGCCTATGCTAGAACAGATGATTCCACCTATGCTGCACCGTTCGCTATCTTCCCCATG TCATGGATTTTTGGTCAAGCGGAAGATTAGTCCAGCAGCAGGTGGAGGCAGATCATTGCAGTTATGTCTGATGAAAGGGTTGCCTTCAACCATTTTCACACACATCAACATCAGAGCGGAGGACAGTTCCACGCTCCAAGTTGCGGTGTGCGATGCCACAGTTCAGCACTCCAAGGTCACCATGGGAGATGGTCCCTCCTTGAAGGTCCAGCTATGCGTCCTGAGGGGTGACTTTGAAATTGAGGATTGGACTGCTGAGGAATTCAATAGCAACATAGAAAGTCAAAGAGAAGGAAAAGGACCATTGCTCAAGGGAGACACGGTTATTACCATTGAAAATGGAGTTGGCTTTTTCAAGAATGTTGAGTTTACTGATAACTCTTGCTGGACCAGAAGTGGCAAGTTCCGGATTGGAGTTAGAGTACTGCATTCGAATTCTCCCGCTGTAGCAGACATCAAAGAAGGAAGAAGTGAGCCTATAAGGGTGAAGGATAAGCGAGGAGTCG CAAATCAGAAACCGGATCGTCCTTCATTAGATGACAAGGTGAGTTGTCTGCATAAGATCTCGAAATATGGTCAGATCTGCAGGCAGTTGTCAGACGACGGAATTAAAACTGTCAAGGATCTGTTGCGCCGGCACACAACTGACCAAGCTTCACTAAGACAG ATTGCGGGGAAGTATTGGGAGAAGATTATTGAGCATGCTAAGTCTTGTGAGATAGATAAAAATGAGCGCTACATCTACCAGTATTTCACAAGAACAGCAGAGCAACCAAAAGCAATATCCCTGCTCTTAAATTGCATCTATGAGCCTGTGGCTATTTCATATGATGGCCAAAATTTTTGCAGTGTAGAGTGTTTGGATGCGGAAGGCAAG CGTTGCGTGGAAACAATAAAGCAGGATGCATACAAGAACCTGAATGATTTGAAACCATTTGAAGCAAGTTCGAGGAACACCGGTGTTGTAGGGGAAGGGCAAGGACATATGGTTCAACCATGGGCAATCGGTGGAGGCGAACAAGTAGGGTGTTCCAGTAAACAACTGCTATATGAGGCCAAATGGGAAGAGTACATGAATCCATTACAGCTTGATCAGTTTCTAATAAATTACCCCTTGAACTCTGATGGAGGTGATTATGGGGCAAAATCATTCGACTAA